One Paenibacillus crassostreae DNA segment encodes these proteins:
- a CDS encoding ATP-binding cassette domain-containing protein — protein MSESNQEFIVISGARENNLKNVSLRIPKRKITIFTGVSGSGKSSIVFDTIAAESTRLLNENFSMFVRTFLPRVPQPDTDAIENLSMAVIVDQKRLGGGSHSTMGTITDISPILRLLFSRVGQPFVGSVNMFSFNDPQGMCPECNGIGRRLGVDMSKVLDKSRSLNEGAIMLPDYSVGGWEWNMIVQSGDFDLDKNLSDYSDEELEHLLYAKARKVKMDFAGKATNITVEGVIEKFTNKYIKQDVKTKSERTQKAVTPFISEGPCSSCHGARLSQAALNCRINGLNIAELSSMEVGQLISVIQEINDAIAAPVVKSLTERLQHLVDIGLDYLTLDRETDTLSGGESQRVKMVKHLSGSLVDVTYIFDEPSVGLHPRDVHRLNELLQKLRDKGNTVIVVEHDPDVIKLADHIVDVGPYAGSRGGIIVYEGSYQGLLEAGTLTGTHMKRPLQLKYDCRQPSGKMSIKDAVLHNLQNVSVDIPTGVLTVVTGVAGSGKSTLINQVFLSQHPDAIVINQSAVGVSTRSNPATYTGIMDDVRKAFASANKVNQGLFSFNSKGACENCQGLGVVYTDLAFLDSVKLPCEVCGGRRFKEEVLEYKLNGKSIAEVLEMTVEQALEFFQLKEVVRKLQAMSDVGLNYITLGQPLSTLSGGECQRIKLASELHKQGSIYVLDEPTTGLHMSDIGHLQEIMNRLVDAGNTVIVIEHNLDVISQADWIIDMGPDGGSKGGQVVFEGTPAQIIHAEQSITGRYLM, from the coding sequence CTTCGATACGATCGCCGCAGAATCTACACGATTGCTGAATGAGAACTTCAGCATGTTCGTGCGCACTTTCCTGCCCCGCGTTCCGCAGCCGGATACGGACGCGATCGAGAACCTGAGCATGGCCGTTATCGTGGATCAGAAACGGCTGGGCGGTGGTTCCCATTCCACGATGGGCACGATCACCGATATTTCTCCTATTCTTCGTCTTCTCTTCTCCCGAGTGGGCCAGCCTTTTGTTGGATCAGTGAACATGTTTTCGTTTAACGATCCGCAAGGCATGTGTCCCGAGTGCAACGGGATCGGTCGCAGGCTGGGCGTCGACATGAGCAAGGTGCTGGACAAGTCAAGGTCGCTGAATGAAGGGGCTATTATGTTACCTGACTATTCGGTAGGCGGCTGGGAGTGGAACATGATCGTGCAGTCGGGGGACTTCGATCTCGACAAGAATTTGAGCGATTATTCGGATGAGGAACTGGAGCATCTGCTGTATGCCAAGGCGAGGAAAGTAAAGATGGATTTCGCCGGAAAGGCAACGAATATTACAGTGGAAGGCGTCATTGAGAAATTCACCAACAAATACATCAAGCAGGATGTGAAGACGAAGTCCGAACGCACGCAAAAAGCGGTTACGCCTTTCATTTCCGAGGGCCCCTGCTCCAGTTGTCACGGCGCTAGACTCAGTCAGGCCGCGCTCAACTGTAGGATCAATGGACTCAACATTGCGGAGCTGTCCTCCATGGAGGTCGGACAGCTCATTAGCGTCATTCAGGAGATTAACGACGCGATCGCTGCGCCGGTCGTCAAGTCGCTGACAGAGCGGCTGCAACATCTGGTGGATATAGGACTTGATTACTTGACGTTGGACCGCGAGACTGATACATTGTCCGGTGGCGAGTCGCAGCGCGTCAAGATGGTGAAGCATCTGAGCGGCAGTCTGGTGGATGTCACTTATATTTTTGATGAGCCCAGCGTTGGCTTACACCCCCGTGATGTACATCGGTTGAATGAATTGCTTCAGAAGCTGCGCGACAAGGGCAATACCGTAATTGTCGTCGAGCATGATCCCGATGTGATCAAGTTGGCAGATCATATTGTCGACGTCGGGCCTTATGCTGGTAGCCGAGGAGGTATCATCGTGTATGAAGGAAGCTACCAAGGCCTACTGGAGGCAGGTACACTGACAGGTACCCATATGAAGCGGCCACTCCAGCTGAAGTATGATTGCAGGCAGCCATCCGGCAAGATGTCCATCAAGGATGCCGTACTGCACAACCTTCAGAACGTGAGTGTAGATATTCCAACCGGAGTGTTGACAGTAGTTACCGGTGTCGCCGGCTCAGGCAAGAGTACGCTGATTAACCAAGTATTTCTCAGCCAACATCCGGATGCGATCGTCATCAACCAATCGGCGGTAGGCGTGTCAACACGCTCGAATCCCGCGACCTACACGGGCATTATGGATGATGTGCGCAAAGCGTTTGCTTCTGCGAACAAAGTCAATCAAGGATTATTCAGCTTCAACTCCAAGGGGGCTTGCGAAAACTGCCAAGGGCTAGGTGTTGTTTATACTGACCTCGCATTCCTCGACAGCGTGAAGCTGCCATGCGAAGTTTGTGGAGGCAGACGATTCAAGGAAGAAGTACTCGAGTATAAGCTTAACGGCAAGTCCATTGCAGAAGTTCTCGAGATGACAGTGGAGCAGGCATTAGAATTCTTCCAGCTGAAAGAGGTTGTGCGCAAGCTCCAGGCGATGAGCGATGTGGGGCTGAACTATATAACGCTCGGCCAGCCGCTCAGCACGCTATCGGGCGGGGAATGCCAACGCATTAAGCTAGCAAGCGAGCTTCATAAACAGGGCAGTATCTACGTGTTGGACGAGCCGACGACCGGTCTGCATATGTCAGATATCGGTCATCTACAAGAGATCATGAATCGCCTTGTGGATGCCGGCAATACAGTAATCGTTATCGAGCACAACCTTGATGTGATCAGCCAAGCGGATTGGATCATCGATATGGGACCGGACGGAGGCAGCAAGGGCGGCCAGGTGGTATTCGAGGGCACACCGGCGCAGATTATCCATGCGGAGCAGTCGATCACAGGAAGATACTTGATGTAA
- a CDS encoding glycoside hydrolase family 43 protein, whose protein sequence is MNYNNPVIKGFYPDPSVCKVDNTYYLVCSSFQYFPGVPIFESKDLINWTQIGHCLTRKSQIQLDTVNSSGGVFAPTLRHNNGRFYMTTTNDTTHQNFYVWTDDIYGEWSEPIYVDQGGIDPDLYFEEGKTYFMSNGTDDYGVGGIVQCEIEIESGRKLTPSRSVWQGTGGRYLESPHLYKINGRYYLMVSEGGTEYGHMVTYARGNSPSGPFEAYKNNPVLTNRNLGGYELQGVGHGDLVQDQEGNWWLLHLGFRQTGQYLTFHHLGREVFLTPVAFGEDDWFTAGHKGTTLMSFETDRITDTIIQQEKKVFTFENTDWNLDWCYLRHPVAEHYQLESDKVKLKGTGVTLDVPASPTFLGIRQKDFNAVISCEISLTNGEAGITLYMDENHHYDLALRNHQHGYEVIERLNIGDIKSTEKAIELGHCNHATLIIKATPTLYHFYVQIEDTETLLGSAQTKYLSSEIAGGFTGVLIGLYATGESPDCNAVFSRFSCEYY, encoded by the coding sequence AAAGCAAAGATCTGATAAATTGGACCCAAATCGGTCATTGCCTAACCCGGAAAAGCCAGATTCAATTGGACACCGTGAACAGTTCCGGAGGTGTATTTGCTCCCACTCTGCGTCATAACAATGGACGATTCTACATGACGACCACAAATGACACTACACACCAAAACTTCTATGTTTGGACTGACGATATTTACGGAGAATGGTCTGAACCAATCTACGTTGACCAGGGTGGGATCGATCCGGATTTATATTTTGAAGAGGGTAAAACGTATTTCATGAGCAATGGGACTGACGATTACGGAGTTGGCGGTATCGTCCAGTGCGAAATTGAAATTGAATCCGGACGCAAGTTAACGCCAAGTCGTTCGGTCTGGCAAGGTACCGGAGGACGTTATTTGGAAAGTCCTCATCTTTACAAAATTAATGGACGATATTATCTGATGGTATCTGAAGGCGGAACGGAGTATGGCCATATGGTCACTTATGCGCGCGGAAATTCACCTTCCGGCCCGTTCGAAGCCTATAAGAACAATCCTGTACTGACCAATCGTAATTTAGGCGGTTACGAGCTGCAAGGAGTCGGCCACGGTGATCTGGTTCAAGATCAGGAAGGGAATTGGTGGCTCCTTCATCTCGGATTCCGGCAAACCGGACAGTACCTTACGTTTCATCACTTGGGACGCGAAGTTTTCCTTACTCCAGTTGCTTTTGGCGAAGACGACTGGTTTACGGCAGGACATAAAGGTACCACTCTTATGAGTTTCGAGACAGATCGTATCACTGACACAATCATTCAACAAGAGAAAAAGGTCTTCACGTTCGAAAACACGGATTGGAATCTGGACTGGTGTTATCTTCGTCATCCGGTTGCAGAACATTATCAGTTAGAATCCGATAAGGTAAAGCTTAAAGGAACTGGAGTGACGCTAGATGTTCCGGCATCCCCGACATTTTTAGGTATTCGTCAAAAAGACTTCAACGCGGTTATTTCTTGTGAGATCAGCCTTACGAATGGTGAAGCTGGCATTACTCTTTATATGGATGAAAACCACCATTATGATTTAGCCTTGCGTAACCATCAACATGGATACGAGGTCATCGAACGACTTAATATCGGAGATATCAAATCAACTGAAAAAGCTATAGAATTGGGCCATTGCAATCATGCTACATTGATTATTAAGGCCACTCCTACTCTTTATCACTTCTATGTTCAGATTGAAGATACTGAGACTTTACTTGGATCTGCGCAAACGAAATATCTCTCCTCAGAAATAGCAGGAGGATTTACAGGTGTACTTATTGGTTTATATGCCACAGGAGAAAGTCCTGATTGCAATGCAGTGTTTTCACGTTTTAGCTGCGAGTACTATTAA